GGTATGAGGATGGAGTTTTGACAAAGGCGATCACCCGTGGAAATGGTGTTGAAGGTGAGGATATTACTCACACAGTGCGGACGATTGAGAGTATTCCATTGAGGTTAAATGAAGATATTTCGGTGGAAGTTTCGGGTGAGGTTTTTATGCCACGTAAGAGTTTTGAGAAGTTTAAAGATGAATTTGCAAATCCTCGTAATGCGGCTGCAGGTTCTGTTCGACAGCTTGACCCATCGGTGACGGCAGATCGTGGACTCGATATGTTCTTTTATAGTATGCATGCATTTGATGAGGTTCAAACCGAAAAAACACACTATGAAATGATGCAGGCCATGAAAAAACTTGGGCTGAAAATTGAAAAGCATATGACTATTTTGAAAAATATAGATGAGGTGATTGAGTTTTGTGAGAAGTGGCATGATAAAAGAGAGAGCCTTCCTTATGACATAGATGGTATTGTGGTGAAGGTAAATGATAAAAATCAACAGGAGAAGTTAGGATTTACGGGGAAGGCGCCCAGATACATGATGGCGTACAAATTTCCTGCAGAGCAGAGCACATCGGTCATTCTGGATATTATCATTCAGGTAGGGCGTACAGGCGCACTGACTCCGGTCGCGATACTAAGTCCAACTTTTGTCGCGGGCTCCGTAGTTGCCCGCGCCACGCTTCATAACGAGGATGAGATAGCTCGCAAGGACGTGCGAATTGGTGATACGGTTATTATTCAAAAAGCGGGCGACATAATCCCGGAAGTTGTAGAAGTTTTGCATGATATGCGACCGACTAACGCAAAGCCTTATGAATTTCCGGCTCATTGTCCGATATGTGAATCAGATGTTGAGAAACCGGAAGGGGATGCGATTACGCGTTGCACGAATTCAAATTGCCAAGCCATGAAAGAGCGGCAATTGGTTCATTTTGTTTCCAAAGGTGCGTTTGAAATAGATGGAGTAGGGGAGAAGTTAGTGATCCAACTTATGGAAAATGAGTTTTTATCAAACCCTGCTGATTTGTTTAAATTAACTGCTGAAGATTTGCTTACACTTAACCTTTTTCAGGATAAGCGATCAAAAAATGTGATCAGCTCAATTGAGGATGCGAGACTTATTAAATTTAATAGTTTTTTATTTGCTCTTGGGATACGTCACGTTGGGGCTGAAACTGCGGCGGATTTGGCCGTATTTTTGCAAAATAAATTTGAGGAATTTAATGTTAAGTTCGAATATGGCGAGAGGGAGGAGCTGCCAGTTGCGATGCGGGCTCAGGTTTCGCTATTTGATGAAGTGGCTGCGGATATAGATGAGTCTCCGATTTTGATAAAATATGAATATTTTTCTCCGGATATACTTATAGAAGTTTTTGAAAAAATTTCATTTGAAGAATTGGAGGACGTCGACGGCATGGGTAAAAAGGTAGCGCACAGCATATATGATTGGTTTAGAGAAGATCATGGGATTCATATGTTGCATTCGCTCGCTGAAGTAGGGATTCGGATTTTACCAATATCAATGAGTGCAAAATCAAATGTGCTAAGCGGTAAAAAATTCCTAATTACCGGAAGTCTTGAAACTATGACGCGAGATCAAGCTAAAGCTAAAATCAAAGAAAATGGTGGCAAAATTCTAAGCTCACTTAGTAGTAATACAGATTATCTTATAGTTGGGGAGGATCCGGGCTCAAAGTTAAAAAAGGCCAACGAATTGAAGGTTAAAACTATAAGCGAGGAAGAATTCTTGGCGATGATATAGTCTACCAGCTTTCAAATACATTGATTGCATCTTCGGGGGACTCTTCGATAGTTGCATCAGCGGGTGTCTGAGTCGAAGGGGTTACAGTCTGTTTGTCTGGAAGTGAGTTTGCCGTATCATTACTTTCAAGTCCGCTATGCTCTCGATTTTTGACGGTTGGAGTCAAATCCACTTTGCGCAATTCCATTTTTATACTGAGTTTTTGGTTGTACATCTCTTCAATTGCATTTTCTATTTCAGATAAGGCTTCGACAGTAGAGGATTTTTCCAGATGAAATTGCGTACTAAAATGAAGCAGTAGAGTGTTATCTTTGATAGATACAGCTTTGGCATCTTTGAAAGAAGTTCGAATCGCAGGTTTTTTTATTTTTGCAACAACAGTATTCCAATTTTTACGAAGTTTGCTTAAGAAATCATTTTCATTGCTACTTTCGAGTTCATTTAGAGTTGTTTCATATTCTTCGGATTCTATAGGGGACATCCTTGCCGGTTGCACTATATTACAATCAATTCCACATAACTTAATTGCAGCTATTTCGAGTGCCAATTGAGGCAGGCTAGAGTTTTTGATTTTGCTTTTAGCATCCTCAAGTTTGTCGATTATCAAAACTACTCTCCCGATACGCGCTGTGTCATTGGCTTTTACTGCGATTAGCATTTGTTTCCTGCAGTACTCCAAAAAGTCTTTGCTCATCTGTTCGAGGTCAAATCCTTGATTGTGAATATCATTTATCATTTTAAGACTTTGTAACATGTCTCCGGAATAAATAGAGTCAAAAAGATCTATGATTGATTGGTTTTCGGTGAGTCCTAGGGTTTTTTTTAAATTTTCTAAAGTGATACCTCCATGTTTTGTACTTTGCTCGAGTAGTCCGATGGCATCTCTCATTCCTCCATTTACTCTTTCCGCTATGCATTCCAGTGCCTCAGTTTCGTATTCCACATTTTCTTCTTTTGCTATAAATGCGAGCCTTTCGATTAGAGTTGCTTTGGCCATTCTATGGAAATCAAATCTTTGGCATCGTGAAATAATTGTATCTGGAACTTTGTAAATCTCTGTAGTTGCAAGGATAAAGTATGCATGAGCAGGTGGTTCTTCGAGGGTCTTGAGTAGTGCATTGAAGGCTTCTTTTGTTAGCATATGCACCTCATCTATGATGTAGATTTTGTACTTTGCCGTATTTGGTGAGAAGCTGATTTTTTCGCGTAACTCACGGATTGGATCAATACCGCGATTTGAAGCCGCATCGATTTCTATTATGTCAGTCAGTCTATTGTCATTTATTTGTACGCAAATATCGCACTCATTACATGGGCCTCCATCGCTTGATGGAGAAAGGCAATTTATCGCTTTTGCGATAAGTCTTGCCATAGATGTTTTACCGGTTCCGCGAGGCCCACAAAAAAGATACGCATGAGACACCCGATCT
This window of the Candidatus Peregrinibacteria bacterium genome carries:
- the dnaX gene encoding DNA polymerase III subunit gamma/tau, whose product is MSLYLKYRPQDFDNLVGQDHIIQTLINALKEDRVSHAYLFCGPRGTGKTSMARLIAKAINCLSPSSDGGPCNECDICVQINDNRLTDIIEIDAASNRGIDPIRELREKISFSPNTAKYKIYIIDEVHMLTKEAFNALLKTLEEPPAHAYFILATTEIYKVPDTIISRCQRFDFHRMAKATLIERLAFIAKEENVEYETEALECIAERVNGGMRDAIGLLEQSTKHGGITLENLKKTLGLTENQSIIDLFDSIYSGDMLQSLKMINDIHNQGFDLEQMSKDFLEYCRKQMLIAVKANDTARIGRVVLIIDKLEDAKSKIKNSSLPQLALEIAAIKLCGIDCNIVQPARMSPIESEEYETTLNELESSNENDFLSKLRKNWNTVVAKIKKPAIRTSFKDAKAVSIKDNTLLLHFSTQFHLEKSSTVEALSEIENAIEEMYNQKLSIKMELRKVDLTPTVKNREHSGLESNDTANSLPDKQTVTPSTQTPADATIEESPEDAINVFESW
- the ligA gene encoding NAD-dependent DNA ligase LigA encodes the protein MKNLTKNEAKSRIGLLRAEIRKLNFQYFVEDTSSVSEAVRDSLKRELIELEEMYPDLVTLDSPTRRVGSVLSEKFAKVRHRVKKWSLFDAFSADDLRDFDERVKKGLLYVVGEKQETTFRAGYRGCPEYVCELKIDGLNVTLWYEDGVLTKAITRGNGVEGEDITHTVRTIESIPLRLNEDISVEVSGEVFMPRKSFEKFKDEFANPRNAAAGSVRQLDPSVTADRGLDMFFYSMHAFDEVQTEKTHYEMMQAMKKLGLKIEKHMTILKNIDEVIEFCEKWHDKRESLPYDIDGIVVKVNDKNQQEKLGFTGKAPRYMMAYKFPAEQSTSVILDIIIQVGRTGALTPVAILSPTFVAGSVVARATLHNEDEIARKDVRIGDTVIIQKAGDIIPEVVEVLHDMRPTNAKPYEFPAHCPICESDVEKPEGDAITRCTNSNCQAMKERQLVHFVSKGAFEIDGVGEKLVIQLMENEFLSNPADLFKLTAEDLLTLNLFQDKRSKNVISSIEDARLIKFNSFLFALGIRHVGAETAADLAVFLQNKFEEFNVKFEYGEREELPVAMRAQVSLFDEVAADIDESPILIKYEYFSPDILIEVFEKISFEELEDVDGMGKKVAHSIYDWFREDHGIHMLHSLAEVGIRILPISMSAKSNVLSGKKFLITGSLETMTRDQAKAKIKENGGKILSSLSSNTDYLIVGEDPGSKLKKANELKVKTISEEEFLAMI